A genomic stretch from Verrucomicrobiia bacterium includes:
- a CDS encoding carbohydrate kinase family protein produces the protein MKSTSARAGFLAGGNWIMDQVKIIDVYPRREQLANIRSQSQGTGGAPYNVLRDLARLGVSFPLAAAGLVGNDTLGREILADCRRHKIDTRQLRVTPRAPTSYTDVMTEATGGHRTFFHARGANALWDGADLNFKKSRAKIFHLGYLLLLDALDQPDKIFGTRAARLLAAAQAAGLKTCVDAVSEDSSRFAQIVRPALKHVDYCILNEIEAGKTTGFQIRLPDGRLDTTALRHATGALLQCGVREIVVVHFPEGGFARTRNGEDFWQSSLKLPAKCIAGTAGAGDAFCSGVLFGLHEGWDIPRCLKTAVCVAAASLSHATCTEGVKSLNSCLALGKKYGFRPRLEPVE, from the coding sequence ATGAAATCTACCTCCGCCCGCGCTGGTTTTCTTGCCGGCGGCAACTGGATCATGGACCAGGTCAAGATCATTGACGTCTATCCGCGGCGCGAACAACTTGCCAATATCCGTTCTCAATCCCAGGGAACCGGTGGCGCGCCCTACAATGTCCTCCGCGATCTCGCGCGCCTCGGCGTTTCCTTTCCGCTCGCCGCCGCCGGGTTGGTTGGCAACGATACCCTTGGCCGCGAGATTCTTGCCGATTGCCGCCGCCACAAAATTGACACGCGCCAGCTTCGCGTCACTCCGCGCGCGCCGACTTCCTACACCGATGTCATGACCGAAGCCACCGGTGGTCATCGCACCTTTTTTCACGCGCGTGGCGCGAATGCGCTTTGGGACGGCGCCGATCTCAATTTCAAAAAATCCCGCGCGAAGATTTTTCACCTTGGCTATTTGCTGTTGCTCGACGCGCTCGACCAGCCCGACAAAATTTTCGGCACCCGCGCCGCGCGCCTGCTCGCCGCCGCGCAAGCCGCCGGTCTCAAGACCTGCGTGGATGCCGTCAGTGAGGACAGCAGCCGCTTCGCACAAATCGTCCGCCCCGCACTGAAGCATGTGGACTATTGCATCCTCAATGAAATCGAGGCCGGCAAGACCACCGGTTTTCAAATTCGCCTGCCCGACGGCCGCCTGGACACCACCGCGCTCCGCCACGCAACCGGCGCATTGCTGCAATGCGGCGTGCGCGAAATTGTAGTCGTGCATTTTCCCGAAGGCGGTTTCGCGCGCACCCGCAATGGCGAGGATTTTTGGCAATCGTCCTTGAAGCTGCCCGCCAAATGCATCGCGGGCACGGCTGGCGCGGGCGATGCCTTTTGCTCCGGCGTTCTGTTCGGCTTGCACGAAGGCTGGGACATCCCGCGCTGCCTCAAGACCGCCGTGTGCGTGGCCGCCGCCTCACTCTCGCATGCCACCTGCACTGAAGGCGTGAAATCATTGAACTCATGTCTCGCGCTTGGGAAAAAATATGGCTTTCGCCCGCGGCTCGAACCGGTGGAATAA
- a CDS encoding immunoglobulin domain-containing protein — protein MKTSLTKQISLLAAFLLLALHPAFAQVTLTGTNYFEDFDDLANGLPANWSIYKGDISPTSLGDLAPPFTNSATSWSATTGAFANYASTTDGNGTTFTGTESTAIQKAAVNRALGVRETAAFGDGSGSSLGVAMAVEIHDTIGLGNFVLDVDCLNLSPQGRTMLWAIEYGFGDTPNSFVQVTNFLVLSTTSGGVFGAMHKTITFSNVLDNQPGPVWIRFVTDTNTISGSGSRPTFGIDNFNLQYSAVAVTVNPVVITSQPVSSTNGAGSSVTFTVGESGTSPIMNQWFQVKDGVTNQLFDGGSPSGDGAQISGSSGPSLTISGLLGYESATYFAVAGNSLTTATNSASATLVVVDPFISAQPSDNTNLTGDLDEFFATMIGTSPFELTWYHGTNVILDVVTNSFLNTNSIPIFVTNSAANSGNYYVVVSNMFGVTTSLVATATVPVTPSTVITRWDFDDTGDYTPTAPLAAVGTGTGSTVGGPTITNYTFANGSFADPNLGTGNFAWELENYPPQGTSNKMVGFQFNTSTVGYQDIFLAWQERHSATASSYMRLQYSTNGTDFIDGDVIRQTLVQYNYASSDLSSKPGVANNPNFAFRIVAEFESTAIGTTNNNYVATTSTSTYGPGTGGGTVRIDMMTVLGDAAGSVPIPLAIQSSGTNIVLSWSDSAFQLESAPAATGPWSAPLSVTSPYTNATTGTQQYFRLVK, from the coding sequence ATGAAAACCAGCCTCACCAAACAAATCAGTCTGCTTGCCGCTTTCCTGCTGCTCGCCCTGCACCCGGCCTTCGCCCAAGTCACCCTCACCGGAACGAATTATTTCGAGGACTTCGATGATCTCGCAAATGGATTGCCAGCTAATTGGAGCATTTATAAAGGTGACATTTCCCCCACCTCTTTAGGCGACTTGGCGCCGCCCTTCACGAATTCCGCCACAAGCTGGTCTGCCACTACGGGTGCGTTTGCCAACTATGCTTCCACCACGGACGGGAATGGAACCACCTTTACCGGCACGGAAAGCACCGCAATTCAAAAAGCCGCGGTCAATCGCGCCTTGGGCGTCCGCGAAACGGCGGCTTTCGGAGATGGCAGTGGAAGCAGTCTGGGCGTGGCTATGGCCGTCGAAATCCATGACACCATCGGTCTGGGCAACTTCGTGCTGGATGTGGATTGTTTGAATCTGAGTCCGCAGGGCCGCACAATGCTTTGGGCGATTGAATATGGTTTTGGTGATACACCCAACAGCTTTGTCCAGGTCACCAACTTTTTGGTTCTCAGCACGACCTCGGGCGGCGTCTTTGGCGCCATGCACAAAACCATCACATTTTCCAATGTGCTCGACAACCAGCCCGGCCCCGTTTGGATTCGTTTTGTTACGGACACCAACACCATCAGCGGCAGCGGCAGCCGTCCTACCTTCGGCATAGACAATTTTAATCTCCAATATTCGGCGGTTGCCGTCACCGTCAATCCCGTGGTCATCACCAGCCAGCCCGTAAGTTCGACCAATGGTGCAGGCTCTTCCGTCACTTTCACGGTCGGCGAATCCGGAACCAGTCCCATCATGAACCAATGGTTCCAAGTCAAGGATGGCGTCACTAATCAACTCTTTGACGGCGGCTCTCCCAGCGGCGACGGCGCGCAAATTTCAGGTTCGAGTGGTCCGAGTCTCACGATCAGCGGCCTCCTTGGCTATGAATCCGCCACTTACTTCGCGGTCGCGGGAAATTCTTTGACGACCGCGACGAACAGCGCCTCAGCCACGCTCGTCGTCGTTGACCCTTTCATCTCCGCCCAACCGTCGGACAATACCAACCTTACCGGTGACCTCGATGAATTCTTCGCCACCATGATCGGCACATCGCCCTTTGAATTGACTTGGTATCACGGAACCAATGTCATCCTCGACGTCGTCACCAACAGTTTCTTGAATACAAATTCCATTCCCATCTTCGTGACCAATTCCGCCGCGAACTCCGGAAATTATTACGTCGTCGTCTCGAACATGTTTGGCGTCACCACCAGCCTCGTCGCCACCGCGACCGTGCCCGTCACGCCTTCCACCGTCATCACGCGCTGGGATTTTGACGACACCGGCGATTACACGCCCACTGCTCCGCTCGCCGCCGTCGGCACCGGCACAGGTTCCACCGTCGGCGGCCCGACGATCACTAATTACACATTCGCAAACGGTTCGTTCGCCGATCCGAATCTCGGCACCGGCAACTTCGCGTGGGAACTCGAGAATTATCCTCCGCAAGGCACCAGCAATAAAATGGTCGGCTTCCAATTCAACACCAGCACCGTCGGCTACCAGGATATTTTCCTCGCCTGGCAGGAGCGTCACAGTGCCACCGCCAGTTCCTACATGCGTTTACAGTACAGCACCAACGGCACGGATTTCATTGACGGCGATGTCATCCGCCAAACGCTCGTGCAATACAATTACGCTTCGAGCGATCTGTCGTCGAAACCCGGCGTGGCGAATAATCCCAACTTCGCCTTCCGCATCGTCGCTGAATTTGAAAGCACCGCCATCGGCACGACGAATAATAATTATGTCGCGACCACTTCTACCTCAACTTACGGCCCCGGCACCGGCGGCGGAACCGTGCGTATTGATATGATGACCGTGCTCGGCGATGCTGCCGGCTCCGTCCCTATCCCGCTCGCCATCCAGTCCAGCGGCACGAACATCGTTCTCAGTTGGTCCGACTCGGCGTTCCAACTCGAATCCGCGCCCGCCGCGACCGGCCCTTGGTCTGCGCCGCTCTCCGTGACCAGTCCGTACACGAACGCCACCACCGGCACGCAGCAATACTTCCGTCTCGTGAAGTAA
- a CDS encoding fibronectin type III domain-containing protein, whose translation MWLLAALVIVTPARGAQDISLAWDASTDTNVMGYAIYYSTNSGDWNARFDCGSNILATFSSLNMGTTYYFVVVAYDSSAMESLPSDEVSFTVPTNTTPALDPIFNQTVTVGQTLTITNTSTVTPGASTNLTYTLVSGPAGMELNPTNGVLTWAPSSAQAGSVNMATVLVSDDSVPPLTSWRTFTVTVADMVQLKVDSTVVGMGQTSTANVTVSSTSPATNLSFTLDAPAGWVANLSVQSLFPQNVAVTQNPPGAAHSVITVQTTDGSTLPNGQPLVQLSITAVANQTTAATMLYASAITTSLADGQTPLVPNAASSLIFVGSSSLLQLQVISGQPSLTLYGQPGNYQIQSTTDLTSGNWTNESSTTLTGLSQTIPSTNSSGVTAKFFRASISQ comes from the coding sequence TTGTGGCTGCTCGCGGCCTTGGTCATCGTCACGCCGGCGCGCGGTGCTCAGGACATCAGCCTGGCGTGGGATGCCAGCACGGACACGAACGTGATGGGTTACGCGATTTATTACAGCACCAATAGTGGCGACTGGAATGCGCGCTTCGATTGCGGCTCGAATATCCTGGCCACTTTCTCCTCGCTGAACATGGGAACGACCTATTATTTCGTCGTCGTGGCCTATGATTCCTCCGCGATGGAAAGCCTGCCTTCCGACGAAGTTTCTTTTACCGTTCCGACCAACACCACGCCCGCGCTTGATCCCATCTTCAATCAAACCGTGACCGTGGGCCAAACTCTCACCATCACCAACACTTCCACCGTTACGCCCGGCGCTTCGACCAACTTGACTTACACGCTCGTGTCCGGTCCGGCGGGAATGGAACTGAACCCCACGAACGGCGTGTTGACCTGGGCGCCTTCCTCCGCACAGGCGGGGAGCGTGAATATGGCGACCGTGCTCGTCAGCGACGACAGCGTTCCGCCGTTGACTTCCTGGCGGACGTTCACCGTGACCGTGGCTGACATGGTGCAACTCAAAGTGGATTCCACCGTCGTGGGCATGGGCCAAACCAGCACGGCGAACGTCACCGTGTCTTCCACCAGCCCGGCAACCAATTTAAGCTTCACCCTGGACGCCCCGGCTGGTTGGGTCGCGAACCTTTCCGTCCAATCTTTATTTCCGCAAAACGTCGCCGTCACCCAGAACCCGCCCGGCGCGGCGCACTCCGTCATCACCGTGCAAACGACTGATGGCTCCACGCTGCCGAACGGTCAACCTCTGGTGCAACTATCCATTACCGCCGTCGCCAATCAAACCACAGCCGCGACCATGCTCTACGCTTCCGCCATCACCACTTCACTGGCAGACGGGCAAACTCCCTTGGTTCCCAATGCCGCGTCCTCGCTGATTTTCGTCGGCTCCAGTTCCCTCCTTCAACTCCAGGTTATTAGCGGTCAACCGAGTCTGACTCTTTACGGCCAGCCGGGAAATTATCAGATTCAGTCCACCACCGATCTGACCTCCGGCAACTGGACGAATGAATCTTCCACCACCCTGACCGGTCTTTCGCAAACGATTCCGAGCACGAATTCCTCCGGCGTCACCGCCAAGTTCTTCCGTGCAAGCATCTCGCAATAA
- a CDS encoding PQQ-binding-like beta-propeller repeat protein, which produces MNLRLIGMVFAVGMGISLSVPVARAEDWNRWRGPDANGISKETGWSANWPDEGPTRLWKTSVGTGFSSMSVSVGRVYTMGNDGDKTDTIYCFDAASGAPIWKHSYQCILEPKYYEGGPSCTPTVEDGRVYTLSRQGDLFCLDAATGKVIWNKNVHADYGAEIPTWGFAGSPLVEGDVLILDAGSAGMGLNKKTGEMVWHSGTTVPGYSSPHIFMDKGERVVVIAASATAEAFKPADGKTVWSYPWKTLYDINAADPIIFDQKMFITSGCDHGCALVDISNDKPTTIWQNKNMRSHITNPVLWQGYIYGVDDVSSSVIVLKCLDWKTGEVKWEEPTFGKGELMIADGKIIGLSDKGELMVAEASPVAFKPISRAQVLGGKCWTMPVLANGRIYCRNAKGDLVCLDVRKGAAKL; this is translated from the coding sequence ATGAATTTGAGGCTGATCGGAATGGTTTTCGCGGTGGGGATGGGAATTTCGTTGAGCGTTCCCGTTGCGCGGGCGGAGGATTGGAATCGCTGGCGCGGGCCGGATGCGAATGGGATTTCCAAGGAGACCGGCTGGTCGGCGAACTGGCCGGATGAAGGTCCGACGCGTTTGTGGAAAACCTCGGTGGGCACGGGATTTTCCTCGATGTCGGTGAGCGTGGGCCGCGTTTATACGATGGGCAATGACGGCGACAAGACGGACACGATTTATTGTTTCGATGCCGCCAGCGGCGCGCCGATCTGGAAGCATTCCTATCAGTGCATTCTCGAGCCGAAATATTATGAGGGCGGACCCAGTTGCACACCGACGGTCGAAGATGGGCGCGTCTATACGCTCAGCCGGCAGGGGGATTTATTTTGTCTCGACGCGGCGACGGGCAAGGTAATCTGGAATAAAAATGTGCATGCGGATTACGGCGCGGAAATTCCGACGTGGGGATTTGCCGGTTCGCCGCTGGTCGAAGGGGATGTTTTGATTTTGGACGCGGGCAGCGCGGGGATGGGGTTGAACAAGAAAACCGGCGAGATGGTCTGGCATTCGGGCACGACGGTTCCGGGATATTCCTCACCGCATATATTCATGGATAAGGGCGAGCGCGTAGTGGTGATCGCGGCGTCGGCCACGGCGGAGGCATTCAAACCGGCGGATGGAAAAACGGTGTGGAGTTATCCGTGGAAAACGCTCTACGACATCAACGCCGCCGACCCGATTATTTTTGACCAGAAAATGTTCATCACGTCGGGCTGCGACCACGGCTGCGCGCTGGTGGACATCAGCAACGACAAACCCACGACGATTTGGCAAAACAAAAACATGCGTTCGCACATCACGAATCCGGTGTTGTGGCAGGGATATATTTATGGCGTAGACGACGTGTCGAGCAGCGTGATCGTTTTGAAATGTCTCGATTGGAAAACCGGGGAGGTGAAATGGGAGGAGCCAACTTTTGGCAAGGGCGAGTTGATGATTGCCGATGGAAAAATCATTGGCCTGAGCGACAAGGGCGAGTTGATGGTGGCGGAGGCTTCGCCGGTGGCGTTCAAGCCGATTTCGCGCGCGCAGGTGCTGGGCGGGAAATGCTGGACGATGCCGGTGTTGGCCAACGGGCGGATTTATTGTCGCAATGCGAAGGGCGATTTGGTTTGCCTGGACGTGCGGAAGGGCGCGGCGAAGTTGTAA
- a CDS encoding TIGR00730 family Rossman fold protein, with amino-acid sequence MTLKRICVYCGSNSGSHSDYADAARELGTTLTHRGLGLVYGGGRVGLMGVIADSVLAAGGEVIGVIPEALVKMEVAHGGLTDLRVVKSMHERKALMVDLSDAFIAMPGGYGTLDEFCEVLTWAQLGIHQKPHGLLNVRGYYDSFLAFLDHSVAAGFIRPAHRELIHTSANPIQLLDLLANARPLHTHKWLDRNET; translated from the coding sequence ATGACGCTCAAACGCATCTGTGTGTATTGCGGCTCCAATAGCGGCAGCCATTCCGACTACGCGGACGCCGCGCGCGAACTCGGAACCACGCTCACCCATCGCGGTCTCGGGCTCGTTTACGGTGGTGGACGCGTCGGGCTCATGGGAGTCATCGCGGATTCGGTGCTCGCGGCCGGCGGCGAAGTCATCGGCGTCATTCCCGAGGCGCTCGTCAAAATGGAAGTGGCGCACGGCGGTCTCACCGACCTGCGCGTCGTCAAATCCATGCACGAACGCAAGGCTTTGATGGTGGACCTGTCCGATGCCTTTATCGCCATGCCCGGTGGCTACGGCACGCTTGACGAATTTTGCGAAGTCCTCACCTGGGCGCAACTGGGCATTCATCAAAAACCACACGGCCTTCTCAATGTTCGCGGTTATTACGATTCTTTCCTCGCGTTCCTCGATCACTCCGTCGCCGCCGGTTTCATCCGTCCGGCGCATCGTGAATTAATCCATACTTCCGCCAATCCCATCCAGCTTCTCGACCTGCTCGCCAACGCCCGGCCCTTGCACACTCATAAGTGGCTCGACCGCAATGAAACGTAA